DNA from Arthrobacter sp. StoSoilB19:
AAAGCTGGACGGTGTGCTGCGGGGCGGGGAGGCAGTGGGGGAGCCGGAGGAATACCTGCGGATCCTGCTCGACGCCGGCTGCGCGGCGGATGCGTGGGAAACCACCTACCTGCAGGTCCTGCCGGGGCCGGACCCCGTGCTGGAATGGGTCCGGGGCACGGCACTGCGGCCTGTGATGGCCGCCCTGGGCGAGGAGGACGCCAGGAGCTTCGAGACCGAGTACGCGGCCTCTTTGCGGGACGCCTACCCCCGCGGGGTCCACGGCACCGTTTTGCCTTTCCGCCGCATCTTCGCAGTGGGCCGCAAGGCCGGCTAACCGGTACCCGGCCAACGGGTTTTCCACGCCCGTCACAGGCTGTGACAGCAGTGAAAAGTGATCTGGCTTACAATGGCGACTGTGGTTTAGGGGTCAAGCCGCTGGCCCCCTCTTCGGCCCATGCATTTACAGGGGGTATTTTGCTGGTCGGACTCGTGAAGCGGCAGCTTGCCGGTCAATACGCGTATGTATGGGCGATCGTTTTCCTTCAGCTGATCCAGGCGGCGGCAAACCTGCTGCTGCCCACCGTGAACGCCGCCATTATCGATGACGGGATTGTCGCAGGGGAGCCGGGGGTGGTCTCGCGCCTTGGCGTGCTCATGGCCGTCATTGCCGTGGTGCAGGCAGCGTCCGCCATTGCTGCCGGCTACCTTGGGGCGGTGGTGGCCATGAGGATCGGGCACCGCCTGCGGGCCGAGGTTTTCACCCGGATCCAGTCCCTGTCCTCCCAGGACGTGGCCCTGTTCGGAACACAGAGCCTGACCATCCGCGCCACCAACGATGTCCAGCAGATCCAGGCCTTCGCGGTGCTTGTCTTCACCATGCTCTTTGCCGGGCCCGCCATGGGCGTAGGCGGCATCGTCCTGGCCGTGCAGCAGGATGTTGCGCTGTCCCTGGTGGTGATCGTCATCGTGCCCCTGCTCCTGCTGATCATGTACCTGATTGTCAGGCGGCTGATTCCGCTCTACCGTGAGGGCCAGGACCTGCTGGACCGGTCCGGCGGGATTCTTCGCGAGCAGATCATCGGGGTGGATGTCATCCGCGCCTTTGTCCGCCAGGGCCATGAGGTCCGGCGGTTTGCGGAAACCAACGCCGGCCTCACCGCCAACAACCTGCAGTCCGCGCTCCTGGTGGCGGGGATGCTGCCCATCATCATGCTGGTGGTCAATACCAGCTCGGTTGCGGTGGTGTGGTTCGGCGGGCACCGGATCCAGGCAGGCCAGATGAACCTTGGGGCGCTCACGGCGTTCATCGCCTACATCATGCAGATACTGCTGGCGATCATGATGTCCATGTACGTGCTCATGACGGCGCCGCGGGCGGCAGTCTGCGCGGAACGCATCCAGGCGGTCCTTGACACCGAGCCGTCCGTCGGCGATCCGGGCAATCACACTGCGGCCAGTGACCGAGCGGCCAGCGACAAGGCAGCCAGTGACAAGGCAGCCGCGCCTCCGCCGCCCGGCGCCGTGCTGCCGGGGCGGCAGGCAACGCTGGCGTTCCACGATGTTGCCTTCTCTTATCCGGGAGCAGAAGCGCCCGTGCTCGCGGACATCAGTTTCACGGCAGCTCCCGGTACCACCACAGCAATCGTGGGCTCCACCGGAAGCGGCAAGACCACGCTGCTGAACCTGATCCCGCGTTTCCTGGACCCCACCCACGGCCGCATCACCCTTGCCGGCCACGACATCCGCCACCTGCCCCTGGACCAACTCCGCGCTGCCATGGCTATCGTGCCCCAGCACTCCCACCTTTTTACGGGAACCATCGCAGACAACCTGCGGATGGCGGACCCCGACGCCACGGACCAGGAACTGTGGGCTGTCCTGGAGGCTGCCCAGACCATGCGTTTCATGCGCGACCTCCCGCTTGGACTTGCCACCCCCGTCGGCCAGGGCGGCGCCAGCCTGTCGGGCGGCCAGCGGCAAAGGCTCTGCATCGCCAGGGCCCTCCTGCGCAAAGCGCCCCTCTACCTCTTTGACGACAGCTTCTCCGCGCTGGACTATGACACCGACACCAGGCTGCGGCGCGCACTTGACCAGGCGCTCGCCGCCGCAACGGTCATCATCGTGGCCGAGCGCATTTCCGCGGTCGAAGACGCGGATCTCATCCTGGTGCTCGACGACGGCCGGCTGGTTGCGCAGGGAACGCACAGGGAGCTGCTGGAAACGTCCGCCACCTACCGGGAAATCGCAGAATCCCAGCTCGCGCTGGACGGCACGCTGTGACGGCGGTGGAGGAATCCGCGGAAACGGCGCACAGGTTCTGGCCGACCGCCCGCAGGCTCCTTGGCCTGCTGCGCCCGTTCCGGCTGCAGATGCTGGGGGCCGTGGCGGCAACGTGCGCCTTCGCAGGGGTCAACGTTGCCGCCCCCAAGTATCTGGGCGACGCCACGGACATGGTGGTGCAGGGCATCTTCCAGGGAAGCCTGGACCAGCGCCTCGGAGTCCTGCTGGCAGCCGTGGCCTTGATGTATGTTTTCGCTTCCCTCTTCAACTGGATCCAGGGCGCTCTGACGGCACGTGCGGTGCAGGGACTTATGTATGGCCTGCGAGCAGCGCTTGAGGACAAGCTGCACCGGCTCCCCTCCACGTATTTCCGGGAACGCTCCCGCGGGGATGTCCTGAGCCGGGCCACCAACGACATCGACAACATTGCCCAGGCCCTGAACCAGGTTCTGACCCAGCTCATCGTGTCCGTCCTGATGCTCTGCGGGTCGCTGGCCATGATGCTGTGGATCTCGCCGCTGCTCGCGGCCATTGCCATTGCCAGCGTCCCCGTTTCCACCTGGATCACCGTCCTGGTGGCCCGGCGGTCCCAGGAGCATTTCGCCAGGCAATGGAAGGAGACCGGCGAACTCAACGCGCACGTGGAGGAATTCATCAGCGGGCATGAAGTCATCAAGGCCTTTGGCCGGCAGGCGCAGGCCACGGAGGTCTTCAGCCGCAGCAACGGCCGCCTGGCCCGGGCGGCAGCCAAAGCCCAGTACTCAGCCGGTGTGGTCCAGCCGCTGATGGTGCTGATGTCCAACCTCAATTACATTGCTGTCGCAGTGGTGGGTGCGCTGCAGGTCATCGCAGGCGCCATGACCATCGGCGGCGTCCAGGCCTTCATCCAATTCAGCCGGCTGTTCACCCAGCCGGTGGGGCAAATCGGCGGCCTGCTCAACGTTATTCAGTCCTGCGCAGCCTCGGCGGCAAGGGTTTTCGTGCTCCTCGATGCCGGGGAAGACCTCCAGGAACCGGCCGGCGCAGCGGCCGGCGCTCCCGCCGCCGGCCGCATCGTCTTCCATGACGTCACCTTCAGCTATCCCGGTTCCGTTCCGGCGGTCAGCAACCTCACCTTCACGGTGGAACCGGGCCAGGCGGTGGCCATCGTGGGGCACACGGGCGCGGGCAAGAGCACCGTGGTGAACCTGCTGATGCGGTTCCTGGAACCTTCGTCCGGCAGGATCACCATGGGCGGAAGGGACATCGCGGAAATTCCCCGCGACCAGCTGCGGGGCAGGTTCGGCGTGGTGCTCCAGGATTCCTGGCTTTTTGCCGGGACCATCCGGGAAAACATCGCCTACGGGCTGCCAGGCGCTGCGGATGCGGCCATAGTTGCCGCCGCGGAGGCAACGCACGCGGACCGTTTCATCAGGTCCCTGCCGCGCGGCTACGACACAGTCCTGGAGAACGGCGGCGAGCAGCTCAGCCAGGGGCAGCGGCAGCTCATCACCATCGCCAGGGCGCAGCTCGCCGGGCGCAGTGTGCTGGTCCTGGATGAGGCCACAAGTTCGGTCGATTCCAGGACGGAGGTGCTCATCCGCCAGGCGATGCAGCGGCTGCGCCAGGGGCGGACCAGTTTCGTGATTGCCCACCGTTTGTCCACCATCCGGAACGCTGATCTAATTCTCGTCATGGACCATGGACGGATCGTCGAGCAGGGCACGCATGACAGCCTCCTTGCCGCCAACAGCTACTACGCCCGGCTGTACAACGCACAGTTCGCCGAACGCGACGGCCGCGCGGGCATCCTGGAGGGCGGCCTGTGAGCGCCGCAGGCGACTTCCCGGGGTCCTGGCGCCCCAACCCGGCCAGCAGCGTGGCGCTGTTCGAGCAACTCCGGCTTCAGGTCATCCATCTGGCGGACAGCGGCGCGTTGGCGCCGGGCACCAGGCTGCCTGCCGTGCGGGCCCTGGCGGAGAAGCTCGACGTCGCCCCGCACACCGTGGCCAGGGCGTACAAGGAACTGGAGGCCGCCGGGATCGTCACCACCCGTGGCCGGAACGGTACGGTGGTTGCCGCGCGTGACGAGCGCCTGGGCGGCCTGTCCGCCGCAGCCGCCGCATACGCCGCCGTCGCCAAATCCCAAGGGGCCAGCTTTGCCGAGGCCGTGAAAATCCTGGCGGCCGCCTACGATGTTCCCTGACGGCGGAACCGCGAGTGTTCGAAAAAGTTTTCGATTAGCATAATGGGGTGCCTAAAGCCGTAGCTGAAGAGACCCCTGCCCCCTCCACGTCCTTCGCGGTCCCTGCCGCCGCCGCCCCGCAGCGCCCGGACCTCTCCCGCCTTGTGGTGAAGGGCGCGCGGGAGCACAACCTGCGCAACGTGGACCTCGACCTGCCGCGCGACGCCATGATCGTCTTCACCGGCCTCTCCGGCTCCGGCAAGTCCTCGCTGGCGTTCGACACAATCTTTGCCGAAGGCCAGCGCCGCTACGTCGAATCGCTGTCCGCCTACGCACGCCAGTTCCTGGGCCAGGTGGACAAGCCCGACGTCGATTTCATCGAAGGGCTCTCCCCGGCTGTATCCATCGACCAGAAATCCACCAGCAAGAACCCGCGGTCCACTGTAGGAACCATCACCGAGATCTACGACTACATGCGCCTGCTGTGGGCGCGCGTCGGCAGGCCGCACTGCCCCGTCTGTGGTGAACCCGTGTCAAAGCAGACGCCGCAGCAGATTGTGGACCAGCTCCTCGAACTCGACGAGGGAACCCGCTTCCAGGTCCTGGCGCCGGTGGTGCGTGGCCGCAAGGGCGAGTTCGTGGACCTCTTCAAGGAACTCACCGCAAAGGGCTACTCCCGGGCGCGGGTGGACGGCAACCTCGTCCAGCTCAACGATCCCCCCAAGCTGGGCAAGCAGTTCAAGCACACCATCGAAGTGGTGGTTGACCGCCTGGTGGTCAAGGAAGGCATCAGCCAGCGGCTCACCGACTCCATCGAGACCGCGCTGGGACTGGCCGAGGGCCGGGTCCTGGCGGAGTTCGTCGACGTGGACGCGGACGCCCCCGAAAGGATCCGGGCGTTCTCCGAGAACCTCGCCTGCCCCAACGAGCACCCCCTGGCCATCGACGAAATCGAGCCGCGCTCCTTCTCGTTCAACAACCCCTTCGGCGCCTGCGCCGCCTGCAGCGGCATCGGCACCCGCCTCGAGGTTGACGAGGAACTCATTGTTCCCAACCCGGAACTCTCCCTGTCGGAGGGAGCCATCGCGCCCTGGTCACTGGGTACTGCCACCACGGAGTACTGGAACCGGCTCCTCGAGGGCCTGGCCAAGGAGGTTGGCTTCTCCATGACCACGCCGTGGGAGAAGCTGGGCAAGGACGTGCGCCAGACCATCCTGCACGGCAAGGACCACAAGGTGGTGGTGCAGTACCGCAACCGCTTTGGCCGCGAACGCAAGTACAGCACCGGGTTTGAAGGCGCCATCCAGTACGTCCACCGCAAGCACGGCGAGACCGATTCCGACTGGGCCCGCGACCGCTACGAGGAGTACATGCGGCAGGTTCCCTGCCCCGCCTGCAACGGCGCGCGGCTCAACCCGGCATCCCTGTCGGTGCTGATCAACGGCAAGTCCATCGCCGAGGTTGCCGCGCTGCCCATGCGGGACTGCGCGGATTTCCTCAACAACCTGGTGCTGACCGGGCGCGAGGCGCAGATCGCCCACCAGGTCCTCAAGGAGATCCAGGCCCGCCTGACCTTCCTGCTGGACGTGGGGCTGGAATACCTCAACCTGGAGCGCCCCTCGGCCACCCTGTCCGGCGGCGAAGCGCAGCGCATCCGGCTCGCCACCCAGATCGGCTCCGGCCTGGTGGGCGTCCTCTACGTCCTGGATGAACCCTCCATTGGGCTGCACCAGCGGGACAACCGCAGGCTCATCGAAACCCTCACCCGGCTCCGCGACATGGGAAACACCCTGATCGTCGTGGAGCACGACGAGGACACCATCCACGTGGCCGACTGGATCGTGGACATCGGACCCGGCGCGGGCGAGCATGGCGGCCAGGTGGTCCACTCGGGGACCTACAAGGAGTTGCTGGACAACAAGGAGTCCCTGACCGGCGACTACCTGTCCGGCCGCAAGGCCATCGAGGTGCCCCGGAAGCGGCGCAAGTACGACAAGAAGCGCGAGATCAAGGTATTGGGCGCACGGGAGAACAACCTCCTGAACGTCGACGCAGCCTTCCCGCTGGGTCTTTTCACCGCGGTGACGGGCGTGAGTGGTTCGGGCAAGTCCACCCTGGTCAATGAAATCCTCTACAAGGTGCTGGCCAACAAGCTCAACGGCGCCAAGCAGGTGGCCGGACGGCACAAGACGGTCCAGGGCCTGGAGCACCTCGACAAGGTGGTCCATGTAGACCAAAGCCCCATCGGCCGCACGCCGCGGTCCAACCCGGCCACGTACACCGGTGTCTTCGACAACATCCGCAAGCTCTTCGCCGAAACCACCGAGGCCAAGGTCCGCGGCTACCTGCCCGGCCGTTTCTCGTTCAACGTCAAAGGCGGCCGCTGCGAGGCCTGCTCCGGCGACGGCACGCTGAAGATCGAGATGAACTTCCTGCCTGACGTGTACGTCCCCTGCGAGGTGTGCCACGGTGCGCGCTACAACCGGGAGACCCTGGAGGTGCACTACAAGGGCAAGACCATCGCCGACGTCCTCAACATGCCCATCGAAGAGGGCGCCGAGTTCTTCGCGGCCTTCTCGCCCATCGCACGGCACCTGAACACCCTGGTGGACGTGGGACTCGGGTATGTCCGCC
Protein-coding regions in this window:
- a CDS encoding GntR family transcriptional regulator, with the translated sequence MSAAGDFPGSWRPNPASSVALFEQLRLQVIHLADSGALAPGTRLPAVRALAEKLDVAPHTVARAYKELEAAGIVTTRGRNGTVVAARDERLGGLSAAAAAYAAVAKSQGASFAEAVKILAAAYDVP
- a CDS encoding ABC transporter ATP-binding protein, translating into MTAVEESAETAHRFWPTARRLLGLLRPFRLQMLGAVAATCAFAGVNVAAPKYLGDATDMVVQGIFQGSLDQRLGVLLAAVALMYVFASLFNWIQGALTARAVQGLMYGLRAALEDKLHRLPSTYFRERSRGDVLSRATNDIDNIAQALNQVLTQLIVSVLMLCGSLAMMLWISPLLAAIAIASVPVSTWITVLVARRSQEHFARQWKETGELNAHVEEFISGHEVIKAFGRQAQATEVFSRSNGRLARAAAKAQYSAGVVQPLMVLMSNLNYIAVAVVGALQVIAGAMTIGGVQAFIQFSRLFTQPVGQIGGLLNVIQSCAASAARVFVLLDAGEDLQEPAGAAAGAPAAGRIVFHDVTFSYPGSVPAVSNLTFTVEPGQAVAIVGHTGAGKSTVVNLLMRFLEPSSGRITMGGRDIAEIPRDQLRGRFGVVLQDSWLFAGTIRENIAYGLPGAADAAIVAAAEATHADRFIRSLPRGYDTVLENGGEQLSQGQRQLITIARAQLAGRSVLVLDEATSSVDSRTEVLIRQAMQRLRQGRTSFVIAHRLSTIRNADLILVMDHGRIVEQGTHDSLLAANSYYARLYNAQFAERDGRAGILEGGL
- a CDS encoding ABC transporter ATP-binding protein, which gives rise to MLVGLVKRQLAGQYAYVWAIVFLQLIQAAANLLLPTVNAAIIDDGIVAGEPGVVSRLGVLMAVIAVVQAASAIAAGYLGAVVAMRIGHRLRAEVFTRIQSLSSQDVALFGTQSLTIRATNDVQQIQAFAVLVFTMLFAGPAMGVGGIVLAVQQDVALSLVVIVIVPLLLLIMYLIVRRLIPLYREGQDLLDRSGGILREQIIGVDVIRAFVRQGHEVRRFAETNAGLTANNLQSALLVAGMLPIIMLVVNTSSVAVVWFGGHRIQAGQMNLGALTAFIAYIMQILLAIMMSMYVLMTAPRAAVCAERIQAVLDTEPSVGDPGNHTAASDRAASDKAASDKAAAPPPPGAVLPGRQATLAFHDVAFSYPGAEAPVLADISFTAAPGTTTAIVGSTGSGKTTLLNLIPRFLDPTHGRITLAGHDIRHLPLDQLRAAMAIVPQHSHLFTGTIADNLRMADPDATDQELWAVLEAAQTMRFMRDLPLGLATPVGQGGASLSGGQRQRLCIARALLRKAPLYLFDDSFSALDYDTDTRLRRALDQALAAATVIIVAERISAVEDADLILVLDDGRLVAQGTHRELLETSATYREIAESQLALDGTL
- the uvrA gene encoding excinuclease ABC subunit UvrA, translated to MPKAVAEETPAPSTSFAVPAAAAPQRPDLSRLVVKGAREHNLRNVDLDLPRDAMIVFTGLSGSGKSSLAFDTIFAEGQRRYVESLSAYARQFLGQVDKPDVDFIEGLSPAVSIDQKSTSKNPRSTVGTITEIYDYMRLLWARVGRPHCPVCGEPVSKQTPQQIVDQLLELDEGTRFQVLAPVVRGRKGEFVDLFKELTAKGYSRARVDGNLVQLNDPPKLGKQFKHTIEVVVDRLVVKEGISQRLTDSIETALGLAEGRVLAEFVDVDADAPERIRAFSENLACPNEHPLAIDEIEPRSFSFNNPFGACAACSGIGTRLEVDEELIVPNPELSLSEGAIAPWSLGTATTEYWNRLLEGLAKEVGFSMTTPWEKLGKDVRQTILHGKDHKVVVQYRNRFGRERKYSTGFEGAIQYVHRKHGETDSDWARDRYEEYMRQVPCPACNGARLNPASLSVLINGKSIAEVAALPMRDCADFLNNLVLTGREAQIAHQVLKEIQARLTFLLDVGLEYLNLERPSATLSGGEAQRIRLATQIGSGLVGVLYVLDEPSIGLHQRDNRRLIETLTRLRDMGNTLIVVEHDEDTIHVADWIVDIGPGAGEHGGQVVHSGTYKELLDNKESLTGDYLSGRKAIEVPRKRRKYDKKREIKVLGARENNLLNVDAAFPLGLFTAVTGVSGSGKSTLVNEILYKVLANKLNGAKQVAGRHKTVQGLEHLDKVVHVDQSPIGRTPRSNPATYTGVFDNIRKLFAETTEAKVRGYLPGRFSFNVKGGRCEACSGDGTLKIEMNFLPDVYVPCEVCHGARYNRETLEVHYKGKTIADVLNMPIEEGAEFFAAFSPIARHLNTLVDVGLGYVRLGQPATTLSGGEAQRVKLAAELQKRSNGRSIYVLDEPTTGLHFEDIRKLLMVLQGLVDKGNTVITIEHNLDVIKSADWLVDLGPDGGSGGGQIVAAGTPEQVAKSGTSHTGKFLAEILG